One Odontesthes bonariensis isolate fOdoBon6 chromosome 17, fOdoBon6.hap1, whole genome shotgun sequence genomic window carries:
- the LOC142366646 gene encoding tripartite motif-containing protein 16-like: MAQKGVQLEGEMLQCSICLDLLKDPVTIPCGHSYCFHCVKGFWDGEDQKGIHSCPQCRQTFTARPVLGKSTMLAALVEQLKKTGLQAAPADHCYAGAEDVACDVCSGRKLKATKSCLSCLASYCEEHLQPHYDSAPLRKHKLVEPSKKLQENICSDHDEVMKMFCRTDQKCICYLCSVEEHKGHDTVSAAAERTERQRELEGSRQQIQQRIQDAEKDVKLLQQELEAIHRSADKTEEHSQEIFSQLIRLLQKRSSDVKQQIRSQQEAEGRRVKELQEKLEQEITELKRKDAELQQLSHTEDHSQFLHSWPSVAALRGATHSSSIQIRPLRHFEDVTAAVSELRDKLQDILREEWANISLRVAEGDVLLEPEPESRAGFLRYSCEITLDPNTANRKLLLSEGNRKVTVMGHPQSYSDHPDRFTVCYQVLSRESLTGRCYWEVEMGGEVYVAVAYKNISRAGGIECRFGSNDKSWALRCGQNSYSFWYNNKGTSISGPRASRVGVYLDHRAGILSFYSVSGTMTLLHRVQTTFTQPLWAGTFERLCDNLPSLRPNPSSRRPPVPHNKRIAIAIYKLASCCEYRVVAGKFGVSITTVHRCVYATCRAITSDLLHLYVKMPSADEAQQIAYRNATKHHIPQIYGAIDGSYIPILPPLDGYRDYINRKRWASVILQAVVDDRGLFRNIFAGIPGSSLDAAVLRQYFSDLYLKCRHWCRSDCPTAYP; the protein is encoded by the exons ATGgcgcagaaaggagttcagctggaaGGAGAAATGCTCCAGTGTTCGATCTGtttggatctgctgaaggatccggtgactattccctgtggacacagctactgctttcactgtgttaaaggcttctgggatggagaggatcagaagggaatccacagctgccctcagtgcaggcagacattcacagcgaggcctgtcctggggaaaagcaccatgttagcagctttagtggagcaactgaagaagactggactccaagctgctcctgctgatcactgctatgctggagctgaagatgtggcctgtgatgtctgctctgggaggaagctgaaagccaccaagtcctgtttatcctgcctggcctcttactgtgaggaacaccttcagcctcattatgattcagctccactcaggaaacacaagctggtggagccctccaagaagctccaggagaacatctgctctgatcacgatgaggtgatgaagatgttctgccgcacggatcagaagtgcatctgttatctctgctctgtggaggaacataaaggccacgacacagtgtcagctgcagcagaaaggactgagaggcagagagagctggaggggagtcggcagcagatccagcagagaatccaggacgcagagaaagatgtgaagctgcttcagcaggagctggaggccatccatcgctctgctgataaaacagaggagcacagccaggagatcttcagccagctgatccgtctcctccagaaaagaagctctgatgtgaagcagcagatcagatcccagcaggaagccgaagggaggcgagtcaaagagcttcaggagaagctggagcaggagatcactgagctgaagaggaaagatgctgagctgcagcagctctcacacacagaggatcacagccagtttctgcacagctggccctcagtggcagcactcaggggggctacacactcatccagcatccagatccgtcctctgaggcactttgaggatgtgacagcagctgtgtcagagctcagagataaactacaggacatcctgagagaggaatgggccaacatctcactgagagtcgctgaaggggatgttttact agaaccagaaccagagagcagagctggattcttaagatattcatgtgaaatcacactggatccaaacacagcaaacagaaagctgttactgtcagaggggaacagaaaagtgacagtaATGGGTCATCCTCAGTCTtattctgatcatccagacagattcactgtatgttatcaggtcctgagcagagagagtctgactggacgttgttactgggaggtggagatgggaGGAGAAGTTtatgtagcagtcgcatacaagaacatcagcagagcaggagggATTGAATGTAGATTTGGTtctaatgacaaatcttgggcgTTAAGATGTGGCCAAAACAGTTATTCATTTTGGTACAACAACAAGGgaacctccatctcaggtcctcgggcctccagagtgggagtgtacctggatcacagagcaggtattctgtccttctacagcgtctctggaaccatgactctcctccacagagtccagaccacattcactcagccgctctggGCTGGA ACGTTTGAGCGTCTTTGTGACAACTTGCCATCACTTCGGCCGAACCCATCCAGCCGTAGGCCACCCGTACCTCACAACAAGAGGATCGCCATTGCGATTTACAAGTTGGCCAGCTGTTGTGAGTACAGGGTGGTGGCGGGGAAATTTGGGGTCAGCATCACAACGGTCCACCGATGTGTATACGCGACGTGCCGAGCCATCACATCAGACCTCCTTCATCTGTATGTAAAGATGCCGTCGGCTGACGAGGCTCAACAGATCGCCTACAGAAATGCCACGAAACACCACATCCCGCAG atctaTGGAGCAATAGATGGGTCCTATATCCCCATTCTCCCTCCCCTGGATGGATACAGGGACTACATCAACAGGAAGCGCTGGGCCTCTGTGATCTTACAGGCAGTGGTGGATGATCGTGGACTATTTCGAAACATATTTGCTGGAATTCCTGGGAGCAGCCTCGATGCCGCTGTGCTGAGACA GTATTTCTCCGACCTCTACCTGAAGTGCCGACACTGGTGTAGATCTGACTGCCCCACAGCATATCCTTAG
- the LOC142366645 gene encoding tripartite motif-containing protein 16-like, whose protein sequence is MAQKGVQLDRESFSCSICLDLLKDPVTIPCGHSYCFHCVKGFWDGEDQKGVHSCPQCRQTFTARPVLGKNTMLADLVEQLKKTGLRAAPADHCYAGAEDVACDVCSGRKLKATKSCLSCLASYCEEHLQPHYDSAPLRKHKLVEPSKKLQENICSDHDEVMKIFCRTDQKCICYLCLMDDHKGHDTVSAAAERTERQRELEGSRQQIQQRIQDAEKDVKLLQQQLEAIHRSADKTEEHSQKIFSQLIRLLQKRSSDVKQQIRSQQEAEGRRVKELQEKLEQEITELKRKDAELQQLSHTEDHSQFLHSWPSVAALRGATHSSSIQIRPLRHFEDVTAAVSELRDKLQDILREEWANISLRVAEVDVLLSQPEPEPGPEPGPEPEPEPEPEPEPEPGPESRAGFLRYSCEITLDPNTANTYLLLSEGNRKVTRMGQPQSYSDHPDRFTDRCQVLSRESLTGRCYWEVEMRGGVAVAVAYKNISRAGWTECLFGYNDKSWALRCDHNSYSFRYNNKGTSISGPRASRVGVYLDHRAGILSFYSVSGTMTLLHRVQTTFTQPLWAGVWIPGLVPGRSCKFLS, encoded by the coding sequence atggcgcagaaaggagttcagctggaccgagaaagcttctcttgttcgatctgtttggatctgctgaaggatccggtgactattccctgtggacacagctactgctttcactgtgttaaaggcttctgggatggagaggatcagaagggagtccacagctgccctcagtgcaggcagacattcacagcgaggcctgtcctggggaaaaacaccatgttagctgatttagtggagcagctgaagaagactggactccgtgctgctcctgctgatcactgctatgctggagctgaagatgtggcctgtgatgtctgctctgggaggaagctgaaagccaccaagtcctgtttatcctgcctggcctcttactgtgaggaacaccttcagcctcattatgattcagctccactcaggaaacacaagctggtggagccctccaagaagctccaggagaacatctgctctgatcacgatgaggtgatgaagattttCTGCCGTACGgatcagaagtgcatctgttatctctgcttaATGGATGatcataaaggccacgacacagtgtcagctgcagcagaaaggactgagaggcagagagagctggaggggagtcggcagcagatccagcagagaatccaggacgcagagaaagatgtgaagctgcttcagcagcagctggaggccatccatcgctctgctgataaaacagaggagcacagccagaagatcttcagccagctgatccgtctcctccagaaaagaagctctgatgtgaagcagcagatcagatcccagcaggaagccgaagggaggcgagtcaaagagcttcaggagaagctggagcaggagatcactgagctgaagaggaaagatgctgagctgcagcagctctcacacacagaggatcacagccagtttctgcacagctggccctcagtggcagcactcaggggggctacacactcatccagcatccagatccgtcctctgaggcactttgaggatgtgacagcagctgtgtcagagctcagagataaactacaggacatcctgagagaggaatgggccaacatctcactgagagtcgctgaagtggatgttttactgtcacagccagaaccagaaccaggaccagaaccaggaccagaaccagaacctgaaccagaaccagaaccagaaccagaaccaggaccagagagcagagctggattcttaagatattcatgtgaaatcacactggatccaaacacagcaaacacatatctgttactgtcagaggggaacagaaaagtgacaagaATGGGTCAACCTCAGTCTtattctgatcatccagacagattcactgaCAGGtgtcaggtcctgagcagagagagtctgactggacgttgttactgggaggtggagatgagaggaggagttgctgtagcagtcgcatacaagaacatcagcagagcaggatgGACTGAATGTTTATTTGGTtataatgacaaatcttgggcgTTAAGATGTGACCATAACAGTTATTCATTTAGGTACAACAACAAGGgaacctccatctcaggtcctcgggcctccagagtgggagtgtacctggatcacagagcaggtattctgtccttctacagcgtctctggaaccatgactctcctccacagagtccagaccacattcactcagccgctctggGCTGGAGTTTGGATTCCTGGGTTAGTTCCAGGAAGAAGTTGCAAATTTCTCAGCTGA